Genomic segment of Nostoc sp. TCL240-02:
AGGTGCTAACCTGATGAACGCTAGATTAGAACGTTCAAACCTCATTGATGCCGAACTTACAGGTGTTAATTTGTATGGTGCAATTATGGCAGATGCTAAACTGACTAGATGTCAGATGAGTGGAGTAAACCTGAGTTTTGCAAGGCTAAATAGAGTTGATTTAAGTAGGGCGAACCTGCGTCATGCTAACCTCACAGAAACAGACTTGGTTGATGCCTATCTTGCCAGAACAGACTTGACTGGTGCTAATTTAAGTAAGGCAAATCTGATCAGAGCAGAAATGAGTAGTACAAACTTGACGGGTGCAAACTTGCGTGGTGCAGTTATGCCTGATGGAACAATTAATGATTAAAAATATACATGGGCAATACCCACTATTTGATCTCGAACAAGTCTGCCTAAGTTAGGATTTACACATAAAGATTCTCTGGCAAGATTGGCTGTAAAGTTTACTATTAACGCTGCCAATCATATATTAATCGTCCATGACGATCGCGCACAAGTTCCCATTCTCCATGACGATATGGTTGTCCGTGATAATTTACAGAGCGATAGCGCCGTCTATAATAATGTCGTCGATTCCTCTGGCGTTGATAATAATATTTTCCAGTCCGTTGCCGTCTATGATAACGTCGTCGAGTCCGTCGGTGAGCTAACAAAAGCTCTTCACTTTGCTCTCCAACTGATTTTGTCTGTCCGTCAAGAGCCTGTTCATTGAGAACATTATTGAGAGTATTATCCTTGGCTTCAGCCAAGCCAGGTGGATAAATAAAGGCTAATAGCAAGAACACAATTGAGGATAGCTTTTTGAACCGGTTCACGTCTTTGCTTTTCCTAAACTATTGGTAATGATTTTATTTAATACTTAAATTGAATAACCATATAGTTCATAATTCACAAACTTGAAGAGAGCAAAAGTAATGAAAGTACTTGTATTAAATATGAAGATAATTAACTGTAACAGGCAACCAGATGATGTACATCTGTTATGAGGCAAATTGACACAAAAACCTTCAATTTTACAACTTTGTTATGTTAGATATTATTGAAATAGCAATTATGAATTATGAATTATGAATTATGAATTTAGGTAAAGCTATCTGTTTCAATAAGGGATAAAAATGATAGGGGCTGACTCATATTAGCTGCAAAGCCCAAAATTCCTGGATCTCGATGTTCGTAAAGTAACTGGCCTTGGGTATCAAACAGAAAAGTTCCACCACGCTGAGTTAAGTAAGCAGAATTAGGTACATAAGTATGCCAATTGCTCAGAACTTCCACCATATTGCGTAGCCGTAGAGTAGCTAATTCAAAGGGACGTTGAAACCCAATTCCACCAGCTAATTGGAAAAACGAGCCTTTAAAGGCAGGTAGAGGAGTACCTTGAATAATTTCATCATCTTCAATGAGTTGAGGGGCTTGACGATCGCCTCTGTATCCCCGAAAAACTTCTTTTAGCGTTCCAGGACTTCCAAACCCTGCACACATGAACAGTAGATTTAGCCAAGCTTTCTGAGTAGGGGAAATTCCAGGGACAGGGAGATTTAGACCTGAATAAAGTTTGAGTTGGTGATGTAGTTCTGCATTAGGTTCAACAAATAAATTTTCGGGTGGAAATCCTGTATATTCACAGAATTTTGTTCCAGAGGCGCGATCGCCAATTCCGACTGCACGAATAGCGAGTTTTTCAGGAGACAATTTTTTAGCTTCGCGCTGTAACCACCACGCATATTCAAGACTATCAAAATCCCCAAGTTGTGGCCAGACTAAAATAAGGATATGTGAGGCAGTTTCGCAATTTTCTAGTAGAGGTCGGGTTATGCCATCACTAACACACTGAAGTTTGGTCTGATTAAGGATAGCGTAGGGATTCATTACAAAGTATTAACGGCTATTTAGCTATTCAATTTTAGTCGATTTTAACTCAATACAGTTCAGATAAGACCAAAACACTTGTAGAGACGGCGATTTATCGCGTCTCAAAAACCCAAAATTTTTATCAGTAGCCCTTAATTGAGGAAACCGAATATATAGGAATCATATTTGATTTTTGAACAAAATTAGGTATTGTAGGGTGTGTTAGAACGCAGTTCGTAACGCACCAAACCCAAGATGATCGTGCATTACGCTATCGCTAACACAACGTCAGTGACCCTCAAGTCGGGAAACCCGCCCATGCGACTGGCTCCCCTACGTATCTTTTCGCAAATCAAATACTAGTCCTATAGCAGATTAAAAGTAACTGATTCATCCTGCATTTATCCAACACCCTTGGTTGATAACCAAGCAGGTTGTCTAAAGAGCGATCGCACTGCCTCGACAATAGAAGTCTTTGCTGCAAAAGGTACAAAGCGACAATTAACTATTTGTATGAAAGCGATCGCAGCTGCCACCGAATTTTGCTGTGTTAAAAAGTCGCCTTTCCTAGAGGCGATAATTTTGAGATTCAGCCCGTTGGATTCGTCAAAGGAAAAAACTACTATTAGGTAAATTGAGAAATCATCTTTTTCATACAGACGCACAAAATAGTTAAACTTCCTTCTCAAGAAAGATGACTTTAATGTCTAGACCTCTCTGAGGATAAATAGAATAAAAGTAAAGCTAGGGAGTAAAATATCTGAGCGAATTAAAACTGACTTGACTATATGGTCACAAACAGGAGAGAAAAACTATACTTGTGGCGATCGGGCTTATAGCTACCTTTAAAAAGAAAATCTGTGCTATCCCAGGCACTAATTTGGAAAATTAAAACAGAAGAATAAGTGATAGTAATGACAAATCTCAGAGATACAGAGAATGGATGGTCGCAGTTAACTCGTGGTGCGCCATTGGCAGTGATGTTAGCAGCAGCACTCTACATTTTATATCAACTTTTACCAGTATTAGAACTTTTAGTTGTTGCAGCATTGATTGCTTTAATTTTAAGAACGCTATTAAGGTTTTTGCAAAAGTTAGTCAAATCACAGGATGTTGCTGTTTTGCTACTAATTGGATTAATCATCGGATTTGTTGTGGTATTAGCTACTGTAGTTCTACCTAGTGTGACATTTGAATCTCAGAAATTAATCAAAACATTACCAACTTATCTCAATAGATTGACAGGAGATGTTGAGCAACTGCGTCAGAAATTCACTTTTATTCCTGACATTTCCCAAGCACTAATACAATTACGAAATTTAACCAACCAGTTACTAGGAGGAGTACCCGTTTTCTTAGGTGAAGCTTTAAATTTAACCGTTGAGTTGGTAGCGACGTTAATTTTAGCGCTTTACATGGCTTACGATCCTAATTCCTTAGTGAAAGGGATTTTAAGATTAGTACCAAGGCGACATCATCAACGGTTTAAACGAATCCTTAAGGCTTGCGAGACAAGATTGCGAGGCTGGATTTTTGGGACAGGAATAGCGATGATATTTCTGGGTGCTGGAGCAACATTTGGACTTTTTATTTTGGGGATTCCGTCAGCTCTACCATTTGGTATTATTGCAGGATTATTTGAAATAATTCCTTACTTTGGTTCGATCATTGGTGCTTTTTTACCAGCATTAGTAGCATTGAGTATTTCACCACTAAAACTAGTATTTGTGTTGATACTTTTCTTTTTAATGAATCAAATAGATGCCCATGTTGTTCAGCCTTTAGTGATGGGTCAGCAAGTTAATATCCATCCAGTAATGGTGATTGTGACATTTTTGGTAATGGGTAAGCTATTTGGATTTATTGGTGTGCTGCTTGCAGTGCCTG
This window contains:
- a CDS encoding peroxiredoxin-like family protein, giving the protein MNPYAILNQTKLQCVSDGITRPLLENCETASHILILVWPQLGDFDSLEYAWWLQREAKKLSPEKLAIRAVGIGDRASGTKFCEYTGFPPENLFVEPNAELHHQLKLYSGLNLPVPGISPTQKAWLNLLFMCAGFGSPGTLKEVFRGYRGDRQAPQLIEDDEIIQGTPLPAFKGSFFQLAGGIGFQRPFELATLRLRNMVEVLSNWHTYVPNSAYLTQRGGTFLFDTQGQLLYEHRDPGILGFAANMSQPLSFLSLIETDSFT
- a CDS encoding AI-2E family transporter, which produces MTNLRDTENGWSQLTRGAPLAVMLAAALYILYQLLPVLELLVVAALIALILRTLLRFLQKLVKSQDVAVLLLIGLIIGFVVVLATVVLPSVTFESQKLIKTLPTYLNRLTGDVEQLRQKFTFIPDISQALIQLRNLTNQLLGGVPVFLGEALNLTVELVATLILALYMAYDPNSLVKGILRLVPRRHHQRFKRILKACETRLRGWIFGTGIAMIFLGAGATFGLFILGIPSALPFGIIAGLFEIIPYFGSIIGAFLPALVALSISPLKLVFVLILFFLMNQIDAHVVQPLVMGQQVNIHPVMVIVTFLVMGKLFGFIGVLLAVPAAAVIITLIDEFTPEENLIEPVGVETRIDVQSND